One segment of Nitrospira sp. DNA contains the following:
- a CDS encoding chemotaxis response regulator protein-glutamate methylesterase yields MAKTIQVLVVDDSTFMRKSLSAMMTSDPRIAVAGLARNGEEAIQQVKTLKPDVVTMDVEMPGMNGIEAVRRIMAECPVPIIMVSSLTTEGANDTLKALEYGAVDFIPKQLDGVATNIVEIERALVAKIVGASQATGKLAIRRSSGPMATIVKPAGGALSAHSISVTRGNRIVAIGCSTGGPQALMEILPMLPADFPAGIVIVQHMPKSFTKPFADRMNQICPLEVKEAVDGDEVKAGRVLIAPGGVQFRVKKKSITTNVVSLSPNYEKHLHAPAADIMLQSVAALYGERGIGVILTGMGHDGLEGMKAIKASKGRTIVQDEKTCIVYGMPKAVVEAGCADKVVPLPHIVGEVLNMV; encoded by the coding sequence ATGGCCAAGACAATCCAAGTGCTCGTCGTCGATGACTCGACGTTCATGAGAAAAAGTCTGTCGGCAATGATGACCAGCGATCCTCGCATCGCCGTCGCGGGCTTGGCCCGAAACGGGGAGGAAGCGATTCAACAGGTCAAGACGTTGAAGCCGGACGTCGTGACCATGGACGTCGAAATGCCCGGCATGAACGGGATTGAAGCGGTCAGGCGCATCATGGCGGAATGTCCGGTCCCCATCATCATGGTGAGTTCGCTCACGACGGAAGGCGCCAACGATACGCTGAAAGCCCTGGAGTACGGGGCCGTTGACTTCATCCCCAAGCAATTGGACGGCGTGGCCACCAATATCGTCGAAATCGAACGGGCCCTGGTGGCAAAGATCGTGGGCGCCAGCCAGGCGACCGGCAAGCTGGCCATCCGGCGAAGCAGCGGCCCGATGGCCACGATCGTCAAGCCGGCCGGTGGCGCCTTGTCGGCGCATTCCATCAGCGTCACCCGCGGCAATCGCATCGTGGCGATCGGCTGCTCGACGGGGGGCCCGCAGGCTCTCATGGAAATCCTGCCGATGCTACCCGCTGATTTTCCCGCAGGCATCGTCATCGTGCAACACATGCCCAAATCGTTTACCAAACCCTTTGCCGATCGCATGAATCAGATTTGTCCGTTGGAAGTCAAAGAAGCGGTCGACGGGGATGAGGTGAAAGCCGGCCGCGTCCTCATCGCCCCCGGAGGGGTCCAATTTCGCGTCAAGAAGAAATCCATCACCACCAATGTGGTGTCGCTGAGCCCGAACTATGAAAAGCATCTGCATGCGCCGGCCGCCGACATCATGCTGCAGTCGGTCGCGGCCCTGTATGGAGAGCGCGGCATCGGCGTCATTCTCACCGGCATGGGCCATGACGGGCTTGAAGGGATGAAGGCCATCAAGGCCTCGAAAGGCCGTACGATCGTGCAGGATGAAAAGACCTGCATCGTCTATGGCATGCCGAAGGCGGTCGTGGAAGCGGGCTGTGCGGATAAAGTCGTCCCGTTGCCGCATATCGTCGGTGAAGTGTTGAACATGGTCTAA
- a CDS encoding methyl-accepting chemotaxis protein: protein MNQLTKNMNIGSKFLVTIMALSVVITSIGFVVLSKQEDSKLENMMTIRTKTIEQFAQITRSYITTNYVAKIKKSKAGSEIITAKEHGNNPEAIPFPATAMREIGEEALKGGLFSLRLVSQTPLNSANLPKDAFEQEAMKAIMGGAESYMQEEDMNGTLFFRRASPDKAVSAACISCHTDKQVGDTLGLTIVNARMAVAREAATKSLYNTTALMVGMVLAILLTTYLLLRTIVLKPIHEMITITKDIAQGEGDLTKRVPAHGTDEIAIMGGYFNMFIEKLQKMIGRVAHVTDKVASASVELSATAEEISKGTDTLTSRASQTATAVEEMNATVSQVAQNSGKAATLAQETVKTAKDGGSVVSDTISGMQQLSDAVSSSATIIAELGKSSDQIGEIVRVIEDIADQTNLLALNAAIEAARAGEQGRGFAVVADEVRKLAERTTKATKEIGDMIRQIQQDTRGAVESMQQGTVKVTSGVDLVNRTGEALSRIVEMVSESADMIRQIAVASEEQSVATQQIANDIEHVAKVTKESASGANESAKASHDLSQLATELQGIVGSFKL, encoded by the coding sequence ATGAACCAGTTGACGAAGAACATGAATATCGGATCGAAGTTTCTAGTAACAATTATGGCTCTGTCCGTGGTTATCACCTCGATCGGCTTTGTCGTTCTCAGCAAGCAAGAGGACAGCAAGCTGGAAAATATGATGACGATTAGGACCAAGACGATTGAGCAATTTGCCCAGATTACACGTTCCTATATCACGACTAACTATGTTGCCAAAATCAAGAAGTCGAAAGCCGGCAGCGAGATTATCACGGCCAAGGAGCATGGCAACAACCCTGAGGCCATTCCCTTTCCTGCGACCGCCATGCGCGAAATCGGGGAAGAAGCACTCAAGGGCGGGCTCTTTAGTTTGAGATTGGTCAGCCAGACACCGCTCAATTCCGCAAATCTCCCCAAGGATGCCTTTGAACAAGAAGCCATGAAGGCCATCATGGGTGGGGCCGAGAGCTATATGCAGGAAGAGGATATGAATGGCACCCTCTTCTTTCGTCGTGCGTCTCCTGACAAGGCGGTATCCGCTGCTTGCATCAGCTGCCATACCGACAAACAGGTCGGCGATACCCTCGGCCTGACGATCGTCAATGCGCGTATGGCTGTGGCAAGAGAAGCGGCCACAAAGTCCTTGTACAACACGACCGCGTTGATGGTGGGCATGGTCTTGGCCATCCTTCTGACCACCTACCTGCTGCTGCGCACCATCGTCTTGAAGCCGATCCACGAGATGATTACGATCACCAAAGATATCGCCCAGGGCGAAGGCGACCTGACCAAGCGCGTGCCGGCTCATGGCACAGACGAAATTGCCATAATGGGCGGCTATTTCAACATGTTCATCGAAAAGCTGCAAAAGATGATCGGGAGAGTGGCCCACGTGACCGACAAAGTCGCCTCCGCGTCGGTCGAGCTGTCTGCCACGGCCGAAGAAATCTCCAAGGGCACCGATACGCTGACGTCACGCGCGTCGCAGACCGCCACGGCGGTCGAAGAAATGAATGCCACCGTCAGCCAGGTCGCGCAGAATTCCGGGAAAGCCGCGACCCTCGCCCAGGAGACGGTGAAGACCGCCAAAGACGGCGGCTCAGTGGTCTCCGACACGATCTCGGGGATGCAACAGCTCTCCGACGCCGTGTCCAGCTCGGCGACGATCATTGCGGAACTCGGCAAATCGTCCGATCAAATCGGCGAAATCGTCCGGGTCATCGAAGACATCGCCGACCAGACCAACTTGCTGGCCTTGAACGCCGCCATCGAGGCGGCCCGCGCCGGTGAGCAGGGTCGAGGATTCGCGGTCGTCGCCGACGAAGTCAGAAAGCTGGCCGAACGGACGACCAAAGCCACGAAGGAAATCGGCGACATGATCCGCCAGATCCAACAGGATACCCGCGGCGCGGTTGAGTCGATGCAGCAGGGGACCGTGAAGGTGACCAGCGGCGTGGACCTCGTCAACCGGACCGGCGAAGCGCTCTCCCGCATCGTCGAAATGGTCTCCGAGAGCGCCGACATGATCCGGCAGATCGCGGTCGCCTCCGAAGAACAATCGGTCGCAACCCAGCAGATCGCGAACGATATCGAACACGTCGCGAAGGTCACGAAGGAATCGGCGTCCGGCGCCAACGAATCGGCGAAGGCCAGTCATGACCTGAGCCAGTTGGCCACCGAACTCCAAGGCATTGTCGGCTCGTTCAAGCTTTAG
- a CDS encoding methyl-accepting chemotaxis protein has protein sequence MNTVLSKLSISWKLLLLAMPFIVGTLITFAVLYNGLERVKVNGPLYREIANTKDLLTDVLPPPAYLIESYLTALELAQDHDRATVEKLLARSKELETAYDERHKFWLKELSDGPIKEALTVTSYLPAKAFFATWHNDFLPAVQAGNLAKAHQIATTSLIQQYADHRRGIDQVVAAAIPWQKQQEEEVKGVVQTTILHAALWMAAILAGAMFAGWTIARSITFPLRRMVDIFGNFTHGDLTSRVPVEGRDEVAMLSMSFNECTENLQALVGKVAHVTDKLASASVELSATAEEISKGTDTLTSRASQTAAAVEEMNATVSQVAQNSGKAATLAQETVKTAKDGGSVVSDTISGMQQLSDAVSSSATIIAELGKSSDQIGEIVRVIEDIADQTNLLALNAAIEAARAGEQGRGFAVVADEVRKLAERTTKATKEIGDMIRQIQQDTRGAVESMQQGTQTVTKGVDLVNKTGEALTRIVEMVSESADMIRQIAVASEEQSVATQQIATDIENVAKVTKESASGATESAKASHDLSQLATELQGIVGSFKL, from the coding sequence ATGAATACCGTCTTAAGTAAACTCTCGATTTCCTGGAAACTGCTCTTGCTGGCCATGCCGTTCATCGTCGGCACCCTTATCACCTTTGCGGTGCTCTACAACGGTCTGGAACGGGTCAAAGTGAATGGCCCCCTGTATCGAGAGATCGCCAATACCAAAGACCTGCTGACCGACGTTCTGCCGCCGCCGGCCTATTTGATCGAATCGTACCTCACCGCCCTCGAATTGGCGCAGGACCACGATCGCGCCACCGTGGAGAAACTGCTCGCCCGCAGCAAAGAGCTGGAGACTGCATACGATGAACGCCACAAGTTCTGGCTCAAGGAATTGTCCGACGGACCGATCAAAGAGGCATTGACCGTCACTTCCTACCTCCCGGCCAAAGCCTTCTTTGCCACCTGGCACAACGATTTTCTTCCGGCCGTTCAAGCGGGCAATCTTGCAAAGGCCCATCAAATCGCGACGACCAGCCTCATTCAACAATATGCGGATCACCGCCGCGGGATCGACCAAGTGGTGGCGGCGGCGATTCCCTGGCAAAAACAGCAGGAAGAAGAGGTCAAGGGAGTTGTCCAGACGACGATTCTGCATGCCGCGCTCTGGATGGCCGCCATATTGGCCGGCGCGATGTTCGCAGGGTGGACGATCGCCCGTTCGATCACCTTCCCTCTGCGGCGGATGGTCGACATTTTCGGAAACTTTACCCACGGCGACCTCACCAGCCGGGTGCCGGTCGAGGGCCGCGATGAAGTGGCCATGCTCAGCATGTCGTTCAACGAGTGCACGGAAAATCTCCAAGCCCTGGTCGGGAAGGTGGCGCATGTGACGGACAAATTGGCTTCCGCCTCGGTGGAGTTGTCGGCAACCGCGGAGGAAATCTCCAAGGGCACCGACACGCTCACGTCGCGCGCCTCGCAGACCGCCGCGGCGGTCGAAGAGATGAACGCGACGGTCAGCCAGGTGGCGCAGAACTCAGGGAAAGCGGCGACGCTCGCCCAGGAGACGGTCAAGACCGCCAAAGACGGCGGCTCGGTGGTCTCCGACACCATCTCGGGGATGCAACAGCTCTCGGATGCCGTGTCTAGCTCGGCCACGATCATTGCGGAACTCGGCAAGTCGTCCGATCAGATCGGCGAAATCGTCCGAGTCATCGAAGACATCGCCGACCAGACCAACTTGCTGGCCTTGAACGCGGCCATCGAAGCGGCCCGCGCCGGTGAGCAGGGACGGGGGTTCGCGGTCGTCGCCGACGAAGTCAGAAAGCTGGCCGAACGGACGACGAAAGCCACGAAGGAAATCGGCGACATGATCCGCCAGATCCAACAGGATACCCGCGGCGCGGTCGAGTCGATGCAGCAAGGCACCCAGACCGTCACGAAAGGCGTCGATCTGGTCAACAAGACCGGCGAGGCGCTGACCCGCATCGTCGAGATGGTCTCCGAAAGCGCCGACATGATCCGGCAGATCGCGGTCGCCTCCGAGGAACAATCGGTCGCAACCCAGCAGATCGCGACCGATATCGAAAACGTCGCGAAGGTCACCAAAGAATCCGCGTCTGGCGCGACCGAGTCGGCCAAGGCCAGTCACGACCTGAGCCAGTTGGCCACCGAACTCCAAGGCATTGTCGGCTCGTTCAAGCTTTAA
- a CDS encoding chemotaxis protein CheW: MIVEEKAPGQVQQGAGPSGTGKGGDDLVQFVTCRIAQEEFALDVLSVQEINRMVEVTRVPKAPYFVEGVINLRGRIIPVLDLRRRFGLSTVERTDDSRIMVVLVRQRMVGLIVDEVVEVLRLPKVMIEPPPSVGSTAGAEFTQGVGRIDDRLLIVLDLNRLLLPNEQAAMEAATH; encoded by the coding sequence ATGATTGTGGAAGAAAAAGCGCCGGGCCAGGTTCAGCAGGGAGCCGGGCCCAGCGGCACCGGCAAAGGCGGGGACGACCTGGTGCAATTCGTGACATGCCGGATTGCCCAGGAAGAATTTGCGCTCGATGTGCTCAGTGTGCAGGAAATCAACCGCATGGTCGAAGTCACGCGCGTCCCCAAAGCCCCGTACTTCGTCGAAGGGGTCATCAATCTCCGCGGGCGAATCATCCCGGTGCTGGATCTCCGCCGGCGGTTCGGTCTCTCGACCGTCGAACGGACGGATGACTCACGCATCATGGTGGTACTGGTCCGACAACGGATGGTGGGTTTGATCGTGGACGAGGTGGTGGAAGTGTTGCGGCTCCCGAAAGTGATGATCGAGCCGCCGCCGTCGGTCGGCAGTACGGCCGGAGCCGAGTTTACCCAGGGAGTCGGACGGATCGACGATCGACTCTTGATCGTGCTGGACTTGAACCGGCTCTTGCTCCCGAACGAGCAAGCCGCCATGGAGGCGGCCACACACTAG